A single window of Cytobacillus dafuensis DNA harbors:
- a CDS encoding S8 family serine peptidase → MGKMRKRGNKKIFNVMTTGLVSAILLSTSAANSFAYDATTPKSTATQASKQLQSNTVVDSHTVTLITGEVLMIDSYADGLQAVTVAPSLDGEPTQITQMRIGEELYVIPAKAQPYIDADELDRDLFNITKLIEYGYDDANGLDIPVIATYTGTPAKVGNSLVKKPSPAGSKKDMVLESANGVALKVSKSEAETFWEAIDDDSFSAATEPVLAGGIEKVWLDKQVQVTLEKSVSQIGAPIAWEAGYDGKGVKVAVLDTGIDPNHPDVKGTIIEEKNFTDDPDSVDHHGHGTHVASTIAGSGTASGGKLKGVAPGAELLIGKVLSNDGKGPESGVIAAMDWAVKEGADVVSMSLGNPTPSDGTDPVSQALNNLSETSDTLFVVAAGNDGSGKKTVGSPGVAEKALTVGAVDKTGVLAPFSSRGPVINNYRVKPEIMAPGVGIVAARATGTYMGTAVDANYTAANGTSMATPHIAGAAAILKQRHPDWSADRIKQVLIGTAKPNPFNSAYQQGGGLVSIDKALDANIYSSPAVVSLGSAEETSDPLEKTFNYVNPSDSEMKLTLNMVSKDETGALAPASMFTLSQSEVTIPAHSSSEVKVTFDPSFGTVSDYKSVVTATSSDGKTVNTTIGATKKVPSVDLTINLIDRNGNPTSGNILVVNLDTGFNRTVQPSVDNGFKLIEVPQGRYSVMGTVDTYDEAGFRVENLTLAGDPEVELSENKMLTLDAQLGKEVKISTPMESEGTGYKLGYRLDQAKFKIDVMTGYYNPFVDHAYVVPTEPVTTGTFDFSFQQRRFAPLIRASYDGNGGSIPLEHIMHTPKLDGDKTLEAVNLGFARPDDLSAKDVSGKLAVITRDTNSTITDQIKAVTAAGAVGVFVVYDGPGIFWTSVLKTDGITIPAWTLQQDEGAVLFDRIANGSTTINLKGIANSPFVYNMAMIVPDVIPANPVDAVTKENSAVVNAHYRGSKGRILVDSLAPIRPREYATLQVLDYYFDAPLDREEWYSSGSNWPTLKDYKWNHIVHDENRLKRRMNDTFRNYIPGEQREETWLGAVNGLAEREVTLAYREGDIFTLNIFEQGDSQPGHWGNFAFEYPEDTSIARLYKDGKLLTESPYFSFFYPLTVSPDPATYRITMDTVHPTGFRMSTKTNTAWTFKSERPASGQETLGLLWPKYEISLDGENKAKGGRTDHFDLSFVLQSGATPDLKGVEVQVSTDDGATWNKTKVDSKKNGHYKVYLKNPATGYVSLRIKAWDANGSQIEQTIIRTYGVH, encoded by the coding sequence ATGGGGAAGATGAGGAAAAGGGGAAACAAAAAAATTTTTAATGTAATGACCACAGGTTTGGTATCTGCAATACTATTGTCAACAAGTGCTGCTAATTCATTTGCTTATGATGCCACTACCCCAAAATCGACGGCTACCCAAGCGTCCAAACAACTACAGAGTAACACGGTTGTCGACTCACATACTGTTACCCTTATTACGGGCGAAGTTCTGATGATTGACAGTTATGCAGACGGGTTACAGGCAGTAACAGTCGCACCGTCGCTCGATGGCGAACCAACTCAAATAACTCAGATGCGGATTGGTGAAGAACTCTATGTCATCCCAGCTAAGGCTCAGCCATACATCGATGCGGATGAGCTTGACCGCGACCTGTTCAACATTACCAAGTTGATAGAGTACGGATACGACGACGCTAACGGCTTAGATATACCGGTAATCGCGACTTACACGGGCACACCGGCTAAAGTGGGCAATTCGTTAGTAAAAAAGCCTTCTCCGGCAGGTTCTAAAAAGGACATGGTATTAGAGAGTGCCAACGGTGTTGCGTTAAAGGTGAGCAAATCGGAGGCTGAGACGTTCTGGGAAGCAATCGACGACGACAGCTTCTCCGCAGCGACCGAGCCGGTGCTAGCAGGTGGTATAGAGAAGGTGTGGCTTGACAAACAGGTACAAGTGACGCTTGAAAAGAGTGTTTCGCAGATCGGGGCACCGATAGCGTGGGAGGCTGGATATGATGGCAAAGGCGTGAAAGTAGCCGTCTTAGATACTGGCATTGATCCGAATCATCCTGATGTTAAAGGAACGATCATAGAAGAGAAGAACTTCACAGACGACCCCGATTCTGTCGATCATCACGGTCACGGAACGCATGTTGCTTCGACTATCGCGGGATCTGGCACAGCTTCCGGAGGTAAATTAAAAGGAGTAGCTCCAGGTGCTGAGCTTTTAATTGGAAAGGTGCTTAGCAATGATGGTAAAGGTCCTGAATCGGGAGTCATCGCTGCAATGGATTGGGCAGTAAAGGAAGGGGCCGATGTCGTCAGTATGAGTCTTGGTAATCCTACTCCTAGTGACGGCACAGATCCAGTGAGTCAAGCGCTTAACAATTTGAGTGAAACCTCTGACACATTGTTTGTTGTGGCTGCAGGTAATGATGGATCAGGTAAGAAAACTGTAGGATCACCAGGTGTAGCCGAAAAAGCATTAACCGTTGGGGCAGTAGACAAAACAGGCGTGTTAGCTCCCTTCTCAAGCCGTGGTCCGGTTATCAACAATTACCGTGTTAAACCAGAAATTATGGCACCAGGAGTAGGAATCGTAGCTGCTCGTGCTACAGGAACTTATATGGGTACTGCCGTTGACGCCAATTATACCGCTGCTAATGGTACGTCGATGGCTACACCACATATTGCTGGAGCTGCAGCCATTCTTAAACAAAGGCATCCCGACTGGTCTGCTGACCGTATAAAGCAGGTGTTGATTGGAACAGCTAAGCCAAATCCCTTTAATTCAGCTTATCAGCAGGGAGGCGGGCTTGTAAGCATAGATAAAGCTCTGGATGCGAACATCTATAGCAGTCCTGCAGTCGTCAGTCTTGGAAGTGCTGAGGAAACTAGTGACCCCCTCGAGAAGACATTTAATTATGTCAATCCATCCGATAGTGAGATGAAATTGACGCTTAATATGGTATCTAAAGATGAAACTGGAGCCTTGGCTCCGGCTAGTATGTTTACACTTAGTCAGTCAGAAGTAACGATTCCTGCCCATAGCAGCAGTGAGGTGAAAGTGACGTTTGATCCTTCATTTGGAACTGTAAGCGATTACAAATCAGTGGTTACGGCTACTTCAAGTGACGGTAAAACAGTAAACACGACCATTGGCGCAACGAAGAAGGTACCATCAGTGGATTTAACGATTAATTTGATTGACCGAAACGGAAACCCAACAAGTGGAAATATCCTAGTGGTTAACCTTGATACGGGATTCAACAGAACAGTTCAACCAAGTGTAGACAATGGGTTCAAGCTCATCGAAGTGCCGCAAGGGCGTTACTCGGTAATGGGAACCGTGGATACCTACGATGAAGCTGGATTCCGTGTAGAGAATCTTACCCTCGCAGGTGATCCTGAAGTTGAGCTTAGCGAGAACAAGATGCTCACGTTAGATGCGCAGTTGGGCAAAGAGGTCAAGATCTCTACTCCTATGGAGTCCGAGGGGACCGGATACAAATTAGGATACCGCCTGGATCAAGCCAAGTTTAAAATTGATGTTATGACTGGTTATTATAATCCATTCGTTGATCACGCATACGTGGTACCTACCGAGCCTGTGACGACCGGCACGTTCGATTTCAGCTTCCAACAGCGCAGATTCGCCCCTTTGATCCGTGCATCTTATGACGGAAATGGTGGTTCGATTCCGCTCGAGCATATAATGCATACGCCTAAGTTGGACGGCGATAAGACACTGGAAGCAGTCAACCTCGGCTTTGCACGACCTGATGACCTCAGTGCTAAGGATGTCAGTGGCAAACTGGCAGTCATCACCCGTGATACGAATTCGACGATTACCGACCAGATCAAAGCTGTGACTGCTGCCGGTGCGGTGGGTGTATTTGTTGTCTACGACGGACCAGGTATTTTCTGGACTAGCGTATTGAAAACCGATGGCATTACAATTCCGGCCTGGACCCTTCAACAAGACGAAGGAGCGGTGCTATTCGATCGAATTGCCAACGGTTCAACTACTATCAACTTGAAGGGTATTGCCAACAGCCCGTTTGTGTACAACATGGCGATGATTGTTCCGGATGTGATCCCGGCTAACCCAGTCGACGCGGTGACTAAAGAAAACTCTGCAGTAGTGAATGCACACTACCGCGGTTCAAAAGGCAGGATACTCGTTGATTCGCTGGCGCCGATCCGCCCTCGTGAGTATGCAACCTTGCAAGTCTTGGATTATTATTTCGACGCACCACTAGACCGGGAAGAATGGTATTCAAGCGGCAGCAATTGGCCGACCCTGAAAGATTATAAATGGAACCACATTGTCCATGACGAAAATCGCCTCAAACGTAGGATGAATGACACATTCCGTAACTATATTCCGGGTGAACAGCGCGAGGAGACATGGCTTGGCGCGGTGAACGGTCTGGCTGAAAGAGAGGTAACCCTGGCATATCGTGAGGGAGACATATTCACTCTCAACATATTTGAACAGGGTGACAGCCAACCGGGGCACTGGGGCAATTTTGCTTTTGAATACCCTGAAGACACTTCGATAGCTCGGTTGTACAAGGACGGGAAGCTCCTTACAGAGAGTCCTTATTTCTCATTCTTTTACCCGCTGACAGTTAGCCCTGACCCAGCGACTTACCGAATCACTATGGACACGGTGCACCCGACGGGGTTCAGAATGTCTACAAAGACCAATACTGCGTGGACGTTCAAGTCTGAGCGGCCGGCAAGTGGGCAGGAAACCCTGGGCCTATTGTGGCCGAAGTATGAAATTAGTCTGGATGGGGAGAACAAAGCAAAAGGTGGCCGTACTGACCACTTCGACCTATCATTCGTCCTTCAATCAGGTGCTACCCCAGACTTGAAAGGGGTCGAAGTCCAAGTATCCACTGACGACGGCGCTACCTGGAACAAAACAAAAGTGGATAGCAAGAAAAATGGCCACTACAAAGTGTATTTGAAAAACCCAGCCACTGGCTACGTTTCACTTCGCATCAAGGCATGGGACGCAAACGGTAGCCAGATCGAACAGACTATAATTAGGACCTACGGTGTACACTAA